One segment of Triticum aestivum cultivar Chinese Spring chromosome 2A, IWGSC CS RefSeq v2.1, whole genome shotgun sequence DNA contains the following:
- the LOC123189447 gene encoding 14-3-3-like protein GF14-B, producing MTAPAELSREENVYMAKLAEQAERYEEMVEFMEKVAKTVDSEELTVEERNLLSVAYKNVIGARRASWRIISSIEQKEESRGNEDRVTLIKEYRGKIETELSKICDGILKLLETHLVPSSTAPESKVFYLKMKGDYYRYLAEFKSGPERKDAAENTMVAYKAAQDIALAELAPTHPIRLGLALNFSVFYYEILNSPDRACNLAKQAFDEAISELDTLSEESYKDSTLIMQLLRDNLTLWTSDITEDTAEEEIREAPKNDSSEGQ from the exons ATGACGGCACCAGCGGAGCTTTCCCGTGAGGAGAATGTGTACATGGCTAAGCTCGCCGAGCAGGCTGAGAGGTACGAGGAGATGGTTGAGTTCATGGAGAAGGTGGCCAAGACCGTCGACTCCGAGGAACTCACTGTGGAGGAGCGCAACCTGCTCTCTGTTGCATACAAGAATGTGATTGGAGCCCGCCGTGCCTCATGGCGCATCATCTCCTCCATTGAGCAGAAGGAGGAGAGCCGTGGCAACGAGGACCGGGTCACGCTCATCAAGGAGTACCGTGGCAAGATCGAGACTGAGCTTAGCAAGATCTGTGATGGCATCCTCAAGCTGCTCGAAACCCACCTTGTCCCGTCTTCCACTGCCCCTGAGTCCAAGGTCTTCTATCTTAAGATGAAGGGTGACTACTACAG ATATCTTGCCGAATTCAAGAGTGGGCCTGAGAGGAAGGATGCTGCTGAGAATACCATGGTGGCATACAAGGCTGCTCAG GATATTGCTTTGGCTGAGCTGGCTCCAACTCATCCGATTAGGCTTGGGCTGGCACTGAACTTCTCGGTGTTCTATTATGAGATCCTCAACTCGCCTGATCGTGCTTGCAATCTCGCAAAGCAG GCATTCGATGAGGCCATTTCGGAGCTGGACACCCTGAGCGAAGAATCCTACAAGGACAGCACCTTGATCATGCAACTCCTTCGTGATAACTTGACCCTCTGGACTTCTGACATCACG GAGGACACCGCGGAGGAGGAGATCAGGGAGGCTCCAAAGAACGACTCGAGCGAGGGGCAGTAA